A stretch of the Papaver somniferum cultivar HN1 chromosome 6, ASM357369v1, whole genome shotgun sequence genome encodes the following:
- the LOC113285510 gene encoding chromatin accessibility complex protein 1-like — protein sequence MAEAVEVVEIEEGEEESRENLKSVFPLSRIKKIMKIDPEINKINSEALHLVSLSTDLFLQFLTEKSTRVVLEKKRKTIKFEHLRIAAKRHQPTSDFLLDSLPMPESNPSVGAEPQKRSESHLEKPLPVGTRRIDQFFKKSVVEES from the coding sequence ATGGCGGAAGCAGTAGAAGTAGTAGAAATAGAAGAAGGCGAAGAAGAAAGCAGAGAGAATCTGAAATCAGTATTTCCATTGAGCCGAATCAAGAAAATCATGAAAATAGATCCAGaaataaacaagataaactcagaaGCTTTACATCTAGTTTCGCTCTCAACAGATCTATTTCTTCAATTTTTAACCGAGAAATCAACAAGAGTCGTattagagaagaagagaaaaacaatCAAATTCGAACATTTGAGAATTGCAGCTAAACGACATCAACCCACTAGTGATTTCTTACTCGATTCTCTTCCAATGCCTGAGTCGAATCCTTCGGTGGGAGCAGAACCTCAGAAACGATCTGAATCTCATCTTGAAAAGCCTCTTCCGGTTGGTACTCGTCGTATTGATCAATTCTTTAAAAAATCTGTTGTTGAGGAATCTTAA